The Toxoplasma gondii ME49 chromosome III, whole genome shotgun sequence genome includes a window with the following:
- the GRA8 gene encoding dense granule protein GRA8 (encoded by transcript TGME49_254720~Signal peptide predicted by SignalP 2.0 HMM (probability 0.998) with cleavage site probability 0.988 at residue 23), which yields MALPLRVSATVFVVFAVFGVARAMNGPLSYHPSSYGASYPNPSNPLHGMPKPENPVRPPPPGFHPSVIPNPPYPLGTPAGMPQPEVPPLQHPPPTGSPPAAAPQPPYPVGTPGMPQPEIPPVHRPPPPGFRPEVAPVPPYPVGTPTGMPQPEIPAVHHPFPYVTTTTTAAPRVLVYKIPYGGAAPPRAPPVPPRMGPSDISTHVRGAIRRQPATATTTTTTRNVLLRTAILAAAAATLIALFRQRPLFTEGVRMFPDFQYRFTVQTTQN from the coding sequence ATGGCTTTACCATTGCGTGTTTCGGCCACGGTGTTCGTggtcttcgctgtctttgGTGTAGCTCGCGCCATGAACGGTCCTTTGAGTTATCATCCAAGCAGTTACGGAGCGTCGTATCCGAATCCGAGTAATCCTCTGCATGGAATGCCCAAGCCAGAGAACCCGGTGAGACCGCCTCCTCCCGGTTTCCATCCAAGCGTTATTCCCAATCCCCCGTACCCGCTGGGCACTCCAGCGGGCATGCCACAGCCAGAGGTTCCGCCACTTCAGCATCCCCCGCCAACGGGTTCCCCTCCCGCGGCAGCTCCCCAGCCTCCATATCCAGTGGGTACTCCAGGAATGCCACAGCCAGAGATACCGCCTGTTCATCGGCCGCCGCCTCCGGGTTTCCGTCCCGAAGTGGCTCCCGTGCCCCCGTATCCAGTGGGCACTCCAACGGGCATGCCCCAGCCGGAGATACCGGCAGTTCACCATCCGTTCCCCTACGTTACGACAACCACGACAGCTGCTCCTCGTGTGCTGGTTTATAAGATTCCCTATGGAGGCGCTGCGCCCCCCCGTGCTCCTCCAGTGCCACCCCGTATGGGCCCGAGTGATATCAGCACTCACGTGCGGGGTGCAATCCGGCGTCAACCCGCTACCGCCACCACAACCACTACTACCCGCAATGTACTACTCAGGACAGCGATACTGGCTGCAGCGGCAGCAACCTTGATAGCCCTGTTCAGACAAAGACCTTTGTTCACGGAGGGGGTACGGATGTTTCCAGATTTCCAATACAGATTCACCGTCCAAACGACGCAGAATTAA